GCTACCATTCGCGGGGTGACTCGTGGCATCATTGGGGTTGCTATCTTACAAAGTCTTCTCATTGGTCTTGGTTTGATAGTCGCTCAAATTCCCTTTGCTGCTTTATTGACGCTTCTCTGTTTAGTTTTAGCCATTGTTCAAATCGGGCCGGGGTTAGTGGTGTTTCCTGCCATCATCTTTGCTTGGTCAACCATGACTACCCCTAGCGCATTACTTTTTACTCTTTGGATGGTTCCGACGACTCTGGTGGATAATATCCTCAAACCAATTTTAATGGGCCAAGGGCTACCTGTTCCTACAGTCATTATTTTAATCGGTGTTCTTGGGGGAACTTTAGCCCATGGAATTTTGGGTTTATTTATTGGCCCAGTCATCCTTAGTTTAGGTTATGAGTTAATCATGGCCTGGGTTAATTTTGATTCTTCACCCCTCTCAAGCACCTCTGATGGTGAAGAATAAGTAGTAAATGTTACACTTGAACTCAATTTACAACCAGATAGGCAATATTCATGATCACTCGTCGAGATCTTAAACAATTGCAATCTTTGATCAAGATTCCCGCTCTTTCTATTTTATTACCCACCCATCGGACATCCCCTGATAACAAAAAAGATCCCATTCTGGTTAAAAATCTGGTTGATGAGGCAACAAATCGGCTGAAGGAAGAATTTTCTGTCCGCGAATTAGAACCTTTACTCAATAGATTGGAAACCCTTGTCAACGAAATTGACTATCGCTATACATTGGATGGTTTGGCAATATTTGTTAGTCATGACTTTGGCAAGATTTATGACCTCCCGTTTTCTGTCCCCGCACGGGTAATCATTGATAAAACCTTTGCAACACGAGATTTAGTTTATGGTTTGCATCGCTCCCAATCCTATTGGGTTTTTCTCTTAAGTCAAGCCTCTACGCGCTTACTAGCTGGCACTGGGGAAACCTTAGAGGAAGTTCAAGACGAAAACTTCCCAATGCCCATGACTGGGCCTGGAGCGACAGAAACGATTCCTTACGACGCTGATTCGAGTTATGTAGATGATCGGCATCGTCGCTTTTTTCAACAGGTAGATAGAGCCTTCACGTCCTATGTTGAGGATGAATCACCCCTATTGATTGTCGGTGGGGTCGTTCGACAAATATCCTTTTTTCAGGAAGTTTCCCAATATACGAATGCGATCGCAGGAACTTTGACGGGCAATTTTGATAAAGCGACAATCCCTGAACTGCTCCCTGATGTGTGGCCGATTGTACAATCTGCGCGGGAAAAGCAACGCCAAGATGCACTAGAATCCTTAGATGCGGCCATGGGAACCAAAACCTTCGTTTCTACCATCGGGGAAGCCTGGCGACTCGCTCAAGAAGGTCGAGGTAAATTGCTTCTGGTTGAAAAAAATTACCATGTACCAGCGATTTTAACGGAAGACGGCCAGTTTCAGTTAGTGGATGAACCAGGGGGTACAGAGGTAATGGATGATGCCGTAGATGAAATTATCGAAGTTGTGCTGGCTAAGGGGGGAGATGTCGCTATGGTGGATGATGGAACCCTCTCTATTCATCAGCGAATTGCCTTGATTTTGCGCTATTGATCCCCTTCCCCATCAGGTAAAATTCAAGTTGAGTAGGGTGGGCATTCTCCACCCTACAAATGGGTTAATTTTCCTGAGTTTCTAGGCCAAATACTCGATTAAAGGCTTTTTCGACTTTATAACCAGAATCAATAGTTTCTAGGGGATCTTTCCGCAAGCGGTGGCGTAAACATAACACCATTGTGCGTCGAATATCGTCTACAGTTACCTCTGTGCGTCCTTCAAAGGCGGCTAACGCTTTTGCTGCGCGGTTGGTGACAATATCTCCCCTGAGTCCATCTACATCTAATTCTGAGCAAACTTCCGAGATTTTGACCCGTAAATCATAGTCAATGTTAACGGAGGGTAGAAGATTTTGGGCCCTGACTAAGCTATTTTGGAGGTCATCCTGTTGAGATTGATAGGTTTCACAGAATTTTTGGGGATCGCTGTCAAATTCGGAGCGTTGTTCCACAATTTGGACTCTTAGGGCCGGTTCTTTAACGGTATGAATTTCGGCGTGCATTCCAAAGCGATCAAGGAGTTGGGGCCGTAATTCTCCTTCTTCGGGGTTTCCTGACCCTACCAACACAAATCGGGCCGGGTGACGAATAGAAATACCTTCTCTTTCGACGGTATTCCAACCACTGGCCGCAGAGTCTAGCAGCACATCAACTAAGTGGTCATCCAGAAGGTTAACCTCGTCTACATAGAGGATACCGCGATTGGCTTTGGCTAACAAACCAGGTTCAAAGGCTTTTACCCCTTCTGATAGGGCTTTTTCAATGTCAATGGTACCACAGACCCGATCTTCTGTTGCGCCAAGGGGTAAGTCTACCATGATGACTTTTTTCTGGGCAATTTGGAAGGGAATACCGTCTTCTAACTGTTGACGCGCAGTATCGCTCATCATGTCGGGATCAGTGGGATGGGAATTGAAGGGATCGTTAGCAATGACTTCTATTTCGGGGAGTAAGTCAGCTAAAGCGCGGATAGTGGTGGATTTTCCTGTGCCGCGATCGCCCATAATCATTACACCCCCAATTTTCGGGTCAATGACGTTGAGGAGTAGGGCCAGTTTCATCTCTTCTTGGCCCACAATGGCCGTAAAGGGGAAAACGACGCGACGGGTTTTCGGAGGTGCTTGTAAAGTTGCAGTCATCTGGGTTATTAGGAGCGTTCTTTGTTAAATTTTCTATGCGATCGGTTCCAAGGTCAATCCTTCCTATTGTGCCATAGGATACCACTCCTATAAACCCTTAAAGGCATTCATGTAATGGAGATTGAAGAAAACTTATCATTTACCAACAATAATTGAAAATCTTAGTTATTTACTGATTAATTATTCTAAAATAATATTAATAAACTCTTTCAAGCTTTATTTTTTCAATTAGTAGTATTCTAATATGACCAGATTCTCTCAAGATTTTACCACAATCAACCTAGTAATAAAGACTTCACTGTGTAACCGATGAGTAATTTCTGAGGGACTAGCGGTTTCAAAAAATCACTCTAAGGCTTCAATTAAATTAATTTAATATTTATTATAGTGCAATGAAGCGACCTTTATTAATAAGCGATCTCTGTTATTTTCCTGAAAAAAGTTGAATAAAAATAGCTTACCCAACTTAAGAGTATCAGTTAGCGTTGCATATGTTCATCTAACAAAGATTTTGCCTGAGGTTTATAAATAAGATAAAAGAGAGCTTCTAGATAGCGCAACATATCTTCTCGGTTTTCTTTTGAAGTAAAATTCCAAAAGCCATAAACCCTGGCTAAAGAAAGCAATTGTTTCGTATGAGTTGTCCAAGTATAGTGATTCTGGACTCTTTCAATTGCTTGTTTAGAAATAAATTCCCAAAAACCAGAATTCTCCTCACATTTAGTGATAAATTCTAAAATTTTATCGGCAGTTTCTTCAAGGTTTGTAGGATTAATATAGAAGCCATTCACTTGATCTTGAATAATTTCTAAAGGGCCACCAAATTTAGTCCCAAATGTCGGTAAACCTGACACCATTGCCTCTAAAATTGTTAAGCCAAAAGGCTCAAATAATGATGATTGAACAAAAATTCCGCGATGATCAGCAATAACTCTGTAAATTTCTCCAGCTTCTGTTTTCGGCAATCTTATTCCTAACCAGCGAATTTTTCCATGTAAATTATAGACATTAATCAGATGATAAACGCGCTCAATTTCTTCCCTTTCTTGATCATTTGCGGCTTCAAAAACAGACAGTTTGCCTGTGACAATAATTAAATTACATCGTTTTTGAAGTTCGGTCGAATGACCAAAAATATCAATTAATCCAGCAATATTTTTAATCCTATCCAATCGTCCCATGGAAAAAATTGGTCGTTTTTTGGGATCTTCTAAAACCCCAAAAATATGTTCAGAATCCTCATTGACAAACAGTAATTCTTCTAGTTGATTAATTTTACTAGAAAGTCTATTTTCTTCTTGGCTGTAGGGAAAATAAACAGTTTCGTTGACACCAGGAGGAACAACATTAAATTTAGGAGAAAATAACTCAATTCCATGAACAACATGGTAAAGATCGGGCATGGTAAAACTCTGATAAGATTCATATTGCCCTACACTATCAGGAAAACCAGCAATTTCTTGATAGGTACTAGAAATTATACAGTTTGCAGCATTCATGGCGATTAAATCAGCCGTGAATTGTAAAGAAAAGTGATAAACATTTTCTAAATCTTGCCAGTATAAGTTACTAAATAAATATTTGGATTTTTCTAAGGCATGGGCAATATTAAATTGAGTAACCTTTAAGCGTCTTGCTAGTAAAAAAGCGACTAAGTTTCCATCAGAATAGTTGCCAACAATTAAATCAGGATTTCCTTGAAACTCGGCTAATAATTCTTTTTCCGCATCAATAGCAAAGGTTTCTAAATAGGGCCAAACTTCAAATCGAGACACCCAATTTTGGGTGATATTAGGATTATATTCTCGGAAAGGAACTCGCAGAATCCAGACATTTTCTGTTCCATGAATTCGTTCTAAGCGTTGATTACATTTAGTCCCTTCGCTGTTAGGAATTAAGCGGGTTAAGATAATGACTTTTGGCTCAATTTGTAGAGAATCTAATCCGGCCAAAGTAATATCTTCTTTTAGTTGTTTTTCAAGATTTCTTGCCTGATCAATTATGTAAACAACTTGTCCTCCTGTGTCAGGGCGACCTAACACTGCTTCTTGTCCAAACCATCCATGAATAGACACTAAAGCAATCCGAAAAATCATGGGAATTCGAGATAGAAAGGCTTCTAAAACGCGATCATCAGGAGAGTCAATTAATTCATCCAGAATTCCTAGGGTTTCTTTAACCCTACCTGCAGTATTTCCCCATCCTGCTTCAAACCCCATATTTTGTAATTCAAAGCGAAATTCTTCATAGGATTGAGTATCAGGAAGTCTACTAACAAAGCTCAAACAGTCTTTAATTTGATCCGATAATTCCCGTTGATTTCTAATTCTTCCATTAATCAGTAAGGTTGTGCCATTGTATTGATGAATACTCAAAAATCCAAATAAAGCATCTAACCATTGACGAGGATCTTGAAATAGCTTACTTGAAAGATAACGGTTAATAAATTGCATCCCTTGACCGATATTTTTAGGATCACGAATCATTGGAGAGTAGTCATAAAATGGCTGTAGGTCAATTTCAAATACATCTCCTTCTTCTGGATGAAAATGATCCACAAAATCATCACGAATATCTAATAATTCTCGGACAGTTAATGCTTCAACCGCTAAATCTTCATAAATGCGATAAATTTCTTGTTTGGCAATTTTTGGTCGATAAACGAGACAGATGCTTTCTGTTTCTAAAATAATTTCTTGAGTGTAGTATACTAATCGACTAAGACGGGAATTTCGAGAATAAGAAGAGGGTTTTTCATAGGCTTTGCAAAACTCCTCAAAGGCTAATAAAATATCATTGCGTAACAAGTAACGATGATCGAATTGACGTAATTCGCCAATAAAATTAAATAAGTCTGCTTTTTCATCTGATTTAAAGATCAGTTCAATTAAATTAGCCATAGAAATCTCTCAAATTGAATCAGTAACAATAAATAGAGATAGGAATCATGATTTCTGATCCCTATCTTTCCTTGGAAAAATCTGGGATTAATTATGTGGAGTTTATTACTTTATTTAAAGTATTTTTTTTTTATTAACCCCCATATTGCCATCCTGTACTTTCGAGAGTTAAGGGATTCCCTTCACGATGAATTCCTGCCCCAATCACTTCCCCAACATAGACGGTGTGATCACCCTTTTCTACGGAACCAATGACTCGACATTCCACATATCCTAATGAGTCTTTAATGATAGGACATCCCGTTTCTTTTCCTTCATAAAATTCCACCTCTTCAAATTTATTACCAACCCGACTTTTTGGTTTAAAAAATTGGGCAGCTAATTCTTTTTGTCCCTCTTCTAAGAAACTGAGGGAGAAAACTCCGCTTTTTTTTAGCATAGCGTGGGAACCGGAATCACTTTTGACACAGTTAATGACTAGGGGAGGTTCAAAAGACCCCTGCATTACCCAACTGGCCGTAAATCCATTTAATTCTTCTCCATCCTTGACCCCACAAATATAGAGTCCATGAGGAATTTTTCGTAACATTGTTTTTTTTGCTTTTTCGTCTAACAAGGTGATTTATCTCCTGATTTTTTATTAATCATTTTAGGGGGCATATACCCCCATTGCTATAATATCAAAAAGTTTCTTCAACTTTCTAACACATAATTGAAAATCAAGGGCGCAACAATGGTGGCATCTGATTCAATCACGTAGCTAGGGGTATCTACATCTAGTTTACCCCAAGTAATCTTTTCATTGGGAACAGCACCACTATAGGAACCATAGGAGGTGGTAGAGTCACTAATTTGAGCAAAATAACCCCATAATTTACAAGGGAGTTTCAAGTCTTGTTGAATCAAGGGGACAACACAAATAGGAAAATCTCCGGCAATTCCTCCTCCAATTTGAAAAAAACCAAGGGAAGCTGTTTGGGTATTTTCTTGATACCATTTAACTAACATTTGCATTTGCTCTAGTCCACTTTTCATGATGTTTGTATCACTAAGATTCCCTTTAATAACCTGGGAAACAAACATATTACCGAGGGTGGAATCTTCCCATCCAGGGGTAAAAATCTTTAGCCCTTTTTGCCAAGCAGCTATTACCCAAGAATCTTTAGGATCAATTTGATACTCATCTTTTAATAGCCCACTTTCTAGTAGCTGATAGGTATATTCATAGGGAAAAAATCTTTGATTTGAGCGATCAGCTTTTTGCCATAATGTTAAGAGATGACTTTCGATTTTTCTCATGGCTTCTTCTTCCGGAATACAGGTATCTGTTACCCGATTTAATCCATTATCTAATAAAATTGTTTCATCTTCTGTGGTAAGATAACGATAATGGGGAATTCTTTTGTAGTGATTATGGGCAACTAAATTAAAGATATCTTCTTCTAAATTGGCCCCAGTGCAACAAATTCCATGCACTTTATCTGCGCGAATCATTTCAGCTAAAGAAATACCTAACTCAGCGGTACTCATTGCACCAGCTAGAGTTACTAACATTTTATTTCCTGTTTGTAAATGTCTCACCCACCCCTCTGCCGCATCTCGACAAGCTGCTGCGTTAAAATGGCGGAAATTGCGCTGCATAAAGTGTCTGGTATTCATCACAAGTTTCCTAAAATCATAGTGTTGGTGTCGCTGTAGAATAATTTTAAACAGCCTTATTTTTAGAATAATCTAAATTGCTATTTTTTGACATAATTTTTGGAGAAAAGTTCTCAAAAAAACTTAAGAAATATTAAAGATTTGTCTAGGTTAGCGGTTAGACAAATACATCAAATTAGCCAATTTATAGAGGAGTCTTGCCCCCACATTACCATCCCATTCATTATCACTGCCAGGGGCGACTTCACAGAGATCAAAGCCTATAATGACTTTACCCGCATCTACAACTTTTTGAATCAGATAGACAACTTGACTAAAATCCAGTCCTCCTGGTACGGGGGTTCCGGTATTAGGGCAAAATCTCGGATCTAATCCATCAATATCAAAGCTAATATAGACTTTATCAGGTAATTTGTCTACAATTTGCTGACATTGAAAGTCCCAAGAAATTCCTTGATATTGATTCGTTTTAATTGTCCAATCATTAAACATTATAATTCGGGGATCATTCCTAATAATTTCTAATTCTTGTTCACAAATATCTCGAATTCCTACTTGAACTAAATGGGTAATTGAATCTAATTGTAAAACATTGTACATGATTGAAGCATGGGAATAGATAAAACCTTCATAAGCTTGTCGTAAATCTGCATGAGCATCTATGTGTAAAATGCCATAATTATTGTGTTTTTCTGTCAAAGCTTTGATCAATCCCAACGGTACACTATGATCGCCCCCAATTAGTGCAATTAGTTTATTGTATTCTAACATTTTTTTAGTGGTATCATAAACCCAATCATTCAGTTCTTTTGAAGCTTGATTAATGGTTTTTAAGTCTTTTTTTAAAGCTAGAGAAAGGGGATTATCTTGATAAGTTTGATAATCAATAATAGTTTTAGCAATGGAGCGCATTTTTTGATTTTTTTCTTTGATTTCTAAGCTAATTGGAATGGTTCCATGTCCAATTTTCCAAGCATCTTGAAGATGAAAATCCTCCCATTCTATTTGAACTGATGCCTCTAAAATAGCTTGTGGCCCTTCTGATGTACCTGCATTATAAGAAGTAGTAACATCCCAAGGAACGGACAAAAAAATAATGTTAGATTCTTCAATACTTGTGGAAAGTCCAAAGAAATTTCCGTTCGGTTTAGAAATACCATTGGGGTTTAAATTATCCAATTTTTTCTGAGTCATATTCTGTTTAATTGCTCTAGAGTTTGAATCGTTATCTTAATTGTTTTCTTTTGACTACAATAGCAAGAATTACTAATTTTTGAAGTGTTTTATGGAAAATCTTAAGGATTGAATTTATTGTTTAGAGTCTGACTCAAATTCTTCAAATAGGGTAGCTAAAATTGTATTAGATACTAAAAATCCATCGGGATCAGTGAGACGAATTTTAGTTAGTTCTCCCCATTTGTTATCATTAATATTACTAATTATATGACCATTTGTATCGATTAATTCAACCCATTGTTGTTGAATATAAGGACATAATTTCTGGTAAATTCTTGGCATGATTTCTTTTCCAAATTGTGCAACTATTTTTGATGAATCGACTCCATCACTAAGTCTTAAACCCAACATAAAAGTTTCGAGTAAATGATCAATATTAGTCAAATAAGGACTATCAATAAAATAATTTGATTTTAATAATTCCTCAACCCAATCATAATAAGTTTGACGAGTGCGAGGCCGAGTAAATCTTTGTTGATTTGTGTAACTTGCTGCTCCCATACCAAAAGCGTAATAAGGCTTATTTTCCCAATAAACTCGATTATGAAGACATTGATAACCGGATTTTGCATAATTAGAAATCTCATAATGTTCATATCCTGCATTCGTTAATATTTGCTGAGTCAAACGATACATTTGAGCCGCTATTTCATCCTGTGGCAAAGGAAATTTACCGGGTTTATATTGTTTACCAAAAGCTGTCACAGGTTCCAAAACTAAATCATAACAAGAAAGATGTTTAGGGTTAATTTCAATCGCTTTTTCTAAGGAAAATTGCCAAGCTTCTAAAGTTTGATAAGGCAAACCAGAGATCAAATCTAAACTAAAATTATCAATATTAACTTGATGAATTAAGTTAATAGCATTCTCAATATCTTTAAGACGATGAAAGCGACCACACTTTTCTAATAATTCATCCTGAAACACTTGAATTCCCAAACTAAATCGATTAACTCCCAGATTTTTATAGCTCTGTAATTGTTGTAATGTAAAGGTTCCAGGGTCCATTTCTAAAGAAATTTCTGCATCAGAGCTAATCCCAAAATGTTGAGCTAACGTTGTTAAAATTTTCTCCAAATAAACAGGGGATAATAAAGAAGGGGTTCCTCCTCCGAAAAAAACAGTTTTTAAAGGAACATTATAAGAGGGTGTAACTTGAATTTCTTGACATAAAATATCCACATAGTTTTGAATAG
This genomic window from Crocosphaera sp. UHCC 0190 contains:
- the bchI gene encoding magnesium chelatase ATPase subunit I is translated as MTATLQAPPKTRRVVFPFTAIVGQEEMKLALLLNVIDPKIGGVMIMGDRGTGKSTTIRALADLLPEIEVIANDPFNSHPTDPDMMSDTARQQLEDGIPFQIAQKKVIMVDLPLGATEDRVCGTIDIEKALSEGVKAFEPGLLAKANRGILYVDEVNLLDDHLVDVLLDSAASGWNTVEREGISIRHPARFVLVGSGNPEEGELRPQLLDRFGMHAEIHTVKEPALRVQIVEQRSEFDSDPQKFCETYQSQQDDLQNSLVRAQNLLPSVNIDYDLRVKISEVCSELDVDGLRGDIVTNRAAKALAAFEGRTEVTVDDIRRTMVLCLRHRLRKDPLETIDSGYKVEKAFNRVFGLETQEN
- a CDS encoding sucrose synthase, producing MANLIELIFKSDEKADLFNFIGELRQFDHRYLLRNDILLAFEEFCKAYEKPSSYSRNSRLSRLVYYTQEIILETESICLVYRPKIAKQEIYRIYEDLAVEALTVRELLDIRDDFVDHFHPEEGDVFEIDLQPFYDYSPMIRDPKNIGQGMQFINRYLSSKLFQDPRQWLDALFGFLSIHQYNGTTLLINGRIRNQRELSDQIKDCLSFVSRLPDTQSYEEFRFELQNMGFEAGWGNTAGRVKETLGILDELIDSPDDRVLEAFLSRIPMIFRIALVSIHGWFGQEAVLGRPDTGGQVVYIIDQARNLEKQLKEDITLAGLDSLQIEPKVIILTRLIPNSEGTKCNQRLERIHGTENVWILRVPFREYNPNITQNWVSRFEVWPYLETFAIDAEKELLAEFQGNPDLIVGNYSDGNLVAFLLARRLKVTQFNIAHALEKSKYLFSNLYWQDLENVYHFSLQFTADLIAMNAANCIISSTYQEIAGFPDSVGQYESYQSFTMPDLYHVVHGIELFSPKFNVVPPGVNETVYFPYSQEENRLSSKINQLEELLFVNEDSEHIFGVLEDPKKRPIFSMGRLDRIKNIAGLIDIFGHSTELQKRCNLIIVTGKLSVFEAANDQEREEIERVYHLINVYNLHGKIRWLGIRLPKTEAGEIYRVIADHRGIFVQSSLFEPFGLTILEAMVSGLPTFGTKFGGPLEIIQDQVNGFYINPTNLEETADKILEFITKCEENSGFWEFISKQAIERVQNHYTWTTHTKQLLSLARVYGFWNFTSKENREDMLRYLEALFYLIYKPQAKSLLDEHMQR
- a CDS encoding flavin reductase family protein; translation: MLDEKAKKTMLRKIPHGLYICGVKDGEELNGFTASWVMQGSFEPPLVINCVKSDSGSHAMLKKSGVFSLSFLEEGQKELAAQFFKPKSRVGNKFEEVEFYEGKETGCPIIKDSLGYVECRVIGSVEKGDHTVYVGEVIGAGIHREGNPLTLESTGWQYGG
- a CDS encoding deoxyhypusine synthase family protein, translating into MNTRHFMQRNFRHFNAAACRDAAEGWVRHLQTGNKMLVTLAGAMSTAELGISLAEMIRADKVHGICCTGANLEEDIFNLVAHNHYKRIPHYRYLTTEDETILLDNGLNRVTDTCIPEEEAMRKIESHLLTLWQKADRSNQRFFPYEYTYQLLESGLLKDEYQIDPKDSWVIAAWQKGLKIFTPGWEDSTLGNMFVSQVIKGNLSDTNIMKSGLEQMQMLVKWYQENTQTASLGFFQIGGGIAGDFPICVVPLIQQDLKLPCKLWGYFAQISDSTTSYGSYSGAVPNEKITWGKLDVDTPSYVIESDATIVAPLIFNYVLES
- a CDS encoding agmatinase family protein, with product MTQKKLDNLNPNGISKPNGNFFGLSTSIEESNIIFLSVPWDVTTSYNAGTSEGPQAILEASVQIEWEDFHLQDAWKIGHGTIPISLEIKEKNQKMRSIAKTIIDYQTYQDNPLSLALKKDLKTINQASKELNDWVYDTTKKMLEYNKLIALIGGDHSVPLGLIKALTEKHNNYGILHIDAHADLRQAYEGFIYSHASIMYNVLQLDSITHLVQVGIRDICEQELEIIRNDPRIIMFNDWTIKTNQYQGISWDFQCQQIVDKLPDKVYISFDIDGLDPRFCPNTGTPVPGGLDFSQVVYLIQKVVDAGKVIIGFDLCEVAPGSDNEWDGNVGARLLYKLANLMYLSNR
- the hemW gene encoding radical SAM family heme chaperone HemW — translated: METMIPSSAYLHIPFCRRRCYYCDFPISVLGDKTDINTSLSIQNYVDILCQEIQVTPSYNVPLKTVFFGGGTPSLLSPVYLEKILTTLAQHFGISSDAEISLEMDPGTFTLQQLQSYKNLGVNRFSLGIQVFQDELLEKCGRFHRLKDIENAINLIHQVNIDNFSLDLISGLPYQTLEAWQFSLEKAIEINPKHLSCYDLVLEPVTAFGKQYKPGKFPLPQDEIAAQMYRLTQQILTNAGYEHYEISNYAKSGYQCLHNRVYWENKPYYAFGMGAASYTNQQRFTRPRTRQTYYDWVEELLKSNYFIDSPYLTNIDHLLETFMLGLRLSDGVDSSKIVAQFGKEIMPRIYQKLCPYIQQQWVELIDTNGHIISNINDNKWGELTKIRLTDPDGFLVSNTILATLFEEFESDSKQ